One stretch of Orcinus orca chromosome 15, mOrcOrc1.1, whole genome shotgun sequence DNA includes these proteins:
- the SIRT4 gene encoding NAD-dependent protein lipoamidase sirtuin-4, mitochondrial isoform X2, which translates to MRMSFGLTFRTPKGRWVPNLSQQCSRGSTGLFVPPSPPLDSEKVKELQRFITLSKRLLVMTGAGISTESGIPDYRSEKVGLYARTDRRPIQHGDFVRIAQIRQRYWARNFVGWPQFSSHQPNPAHWALSNWERFGKLSWLVTQNVDALHTKAGSQRLTELHGCMHRVLCLGCGEQTPRGALQERFEVLNPTWSAEAHGLAPDGDVFLTEEQVYSGYRFILTAQERKLPIAILNIGPTRSDDLACLKLDSRCGELLPLIDPR; encoded by the exons ATGAGGATGAGCTTTGGGTTAACTTTCAGGACACCAAAAGGCCGCTGGGTGCCAAACCTCAGCCAGCAGTGCTCACGCGGATCCACTGGGTTATTTGTGCCACCAAGTCCTCCTCTGGACTCTGAGAAGGTCAAAGAGTTACAGCGCTTTATCACCCTTTCCAAGAGACTCTTAGTGATGACTGGGGCAGGAATCTCCACTGAGTCGGGAATCCCAGACTACAGGTCAGAAAAGGTGGGACTTTATGCCCGCACGGACCGGAGGCCCATCCAGCATGGGGATTTTGTACGGATCGCTCAAATCCGCCAGCGGTACTGGGCGAGAAACTTTGTGGGCTGGCCTCAGTTCTCCTCCCACCAGCCTAACCCTGCACACTGGGCTTTGAGCAACTGGGAGAGATTCGGAAAGCTGTCCTGGTTGGTGACCCAAAATGTGGATGCCTTGCACACCAAGGCGGGGAGTCAGCGCCTGACAGAACTCCACGGATGCATGCACAG GGTCCTCTGCTTGGGCTGCGGTGAGCAGACTCCCCGAGGGGCACTGCAAGAGCGGTTTGAAGTCCTGAACCCCACCTGGAGCGCTGAGGCCCATGGCCTGGCTCCGGACGGTGACGTCTTTCTCACTGAGGAGCAG GTGTACTCGGGCTACAGGTTCATCCTCACTGCCCAGGAGAGGAAGCTGCCAATTGCAATACTGAACATCGGGCCCACACGGTCGGACGACTTGGCATGTCTGAAACTGGATTCTCGTTGCGGAGAGCTGCTGCCTTTAATAGACCCACGCTGA
- the PLA2G1B gene encoding phospholipase A2, whose product MTSVSCAPTDNRMKLLVLAALLTVGAAQSGISPRALWQFRGMIKCTIPGSDPLLDFNDYGCYCGLGGSGTPVDELDTCCQTHDNCYREAKKLDSCTFLLDNPYTESYSYSCSNTEITCNSKNNACEAFICNCDRTAAICFSKVPYNKKHKNLDTKKYCKG is encoded by the exons ATGACATCAGTCTCTTGTGCACCAACTGACAACAGGATGAAACTCCTCGTGTTGGCTGCTCTGCTCACAG TGGGCGCTGCCCAGAGCGGCATCAGCCCGCGGGCGTTATGGCAGTTCCGCGGCATGATCAAGTGCACGATCCCCGGCAGTGACCCCTTGCTGGATTTCAACGACTACGGCTGCTATTGTGGCCTGGGTGGATCAGGGACCCCTGTGGATGAACTGGACAC GTGCTGCCAGACACACGACAACTGCTACAGAGAAGCCAAGAAACTAGACAGCTGTACATTCCTCTTGGACAATCCCTACACTGAAAGTTACTCATACTCGTGTTCTAACACTGAGATCACCTGCAACA GCAAAAACAATGCCTGTGAGGCCTTCATCTGCAACTGTGACCGCACTGCTGCCATCTGCTTCTCAAAGGTCCCGTACAACAAGAAGCACAAGAACCTGGACACCAAGAAGTACTGTAAGGGCTGA
- the SIRT4 gene encoding NAD-dependent protein lipoamidase sirtuin-4, mitochondrial isoform X1 — protein MRMSFGLTFRTPKGRWVPNLSQQCSRGSTGLFVPPSPPLDSEKVKELQRFITLSKRLLVMTGAGISTESGIPDYRSEKVGLYARTDRRPIQHGDFVRIAQIRQRYWARNFVGWPQFSSHQPNPAHWALSNWERFGKLSWLVTQNVDALHTKAGSQRLTELHGCMHRVLCLGCGEQTPRGALQERFEVLNPTWSAEAHGLAPDGDVFLTEEQVQSFQVPPCFRCGGPLKPDVVFFGDTVNPDKVDFVHKRVKEADSLLVVGSSLQVYSGYRFILTAQERKLPIAILNIGPTRSDDLACLKLDSRCGELLPLIDPR, from the exons ATGAGGATGAGCTTTGGGTTAACTTTCAGGACACCAAAAGGCCGCTGGGTGCCAAACCTCAGCCAGCAGTGCTCACGCGGATCCACTGGGTTATTTGTGCCACCAAGTCCTCCTCTGGACTCTGAGAAGGTCAAAGAGTTACAGCGCTTTATCACCCTTTCCAAGAGACTCTTAGTGATGACTGGGGCAGGAATCTCCACTGAGTCGGGAATCCCAGACTACAGGTCAGAAAAGGTGGGACTTTATGCCCGCACGGACCGGAGGCCCATCCAGCATGGGGATTTTGTACGGATCGCTCAAATCCGCCAGCGGTACTGGGCGAGAAACTTTGTGGGCTGGCCTCAGTTCTCCTCCCACCAGCCTAACCCTGCACACTGGGCTTTGAGCAACTGGGAGAGATTCGGAAAGCTGTCCTGGTTGGTGACCCAAAATGTGGATGCCTTGCACACCAAGGCGGGGAGTCAGCGCCTGACAGAACTCCACGGATGCATGCACAG GGTCCTCTGCTTGGGCTGCGGTGAGCAGACTCCCCGAGGGGCACTGCAAGAGCGGTTTGAAGTCCTGAACCCCACCTGGAGCGCTGAGGCCCATGGCCTGGCTCCGGACGGTGACGTCTTTCTCACTGAGGAGCAGGTACAGAGCTTCCAGGTCCCACCCTGCTTTCGATGTGGGGGGCCCCTGAAACCAGACGTCGTCTTCTTCGGTGACACGGTGAACCCTGACAAGGTTGATTTTGTGCACAAGCGGGTAAAAGAAGCCGACTCCCTCCTGGTGGTGGGATCGTCCTTGCAG GTGTACTCGGGCTACAGGTTCATCCTCACTGCCCAGGAGAGGAAGCTGCCAATTGCAATACTGAACATCGGGCCCACACGGTCGGACGACTTGGCATGTCTGAAACTGGATTCTCGTTGCGGAGAGCTGCTGCCTTTAATAGACCCACGCTGA